The region GACTGAAGCAGTAGTATGAGTAGGAATGTGACCCAAACAAAGTTTGCTAAGAGGTAACAAATTTTACATCACGATTCTATTGAAGATCATTTGATCTGTGATTGTCACACAATGAAATAATGAGAATGAGAGCTTTCTTGTGATATATGACTTGACTGTattgtgaaaaatataaaaaatacacattcttAGGAAAAATTCTTCGCAATCGTTAGGCGGAAATATGTGTGTGGGACGAATACATTTCTAAGCTAAATTGTACTGCTTTATGTTTCATAAAACCAAAAGTGGTATTCTTTGTAAAGAAAAgactctcagctttcaaatgataCCATATAAGGAAGGCTTTGAAAGTGaagcataaacatttttaacacgaattattaaattttatttaatctgtgtctgtagatgatctgtctgtttgtgttaattcttaaaaagtatttaatctCTTCCAGATTTTCTGGCTGTAATCTCTCAGATCAGCATTGTGAAATTGTGTCTTCAGCTCTTCAATCCTCAAACTgtgtcctgagagagctggatctgagtaacaatgacctgcaggacTCTGGTGTAAAGTTTatttctgatggactgaagaatCCAAACTGTCAGCTGCAGATACTGAGGTATTAACAACATAAAAGTGTAACACGGCAAAACTTGTCAGTATAACACTGTGTTATATCACTCTGAGTAGATAGAGGGCTAGGATCAACTCTTGGGaggataaaaatgaaatttgggCCAAATGGTATGAAACAGTTAACAGCCAGCAcatttattgcacatataacaaaaaaaacaaatagaagAGACATTAGTATTTTGCTGTATTGTCCCAACACAACACTGTTGAAATGGGAAAAATTTGATATTTAGTCCAGGTTGTGCACAACAGGTCCGAGAAAGctgactgtgtgtctgtagataatctgtctgtgtgtctgtagatgatctgactgtgtgtgtctgtagatgatctgactgtgtgtctgtagatgaactgtctgtgtgtgtgtgtgtgtgtgtgtgtgtgtgtgtgtgtgtgtgtgtgtgtgtgtgtgtgtgtagatgatctgactgtgtgtgtctgtagatgatctgactgtgtgtgtgtagatgatctgactgtgtgtctgtagatgatctgactgtgtgtgtctctagatgatctgactgtgtgtgtgtgtgtgtgtgtgtgtgtgtgtgtgtgtctgtagatgatctgactgtgtgtgtagatgatctgactgtgtgtgtagatgatctgactgtgtgtctgtagatgatctgtctgtgtgtctgtatatgatctgtctgtgtgtgtctgtagatgatgtgtgtgtgtctgtagatgatctgactgtgtgtgtctgtagatgatgtgtgtgtgtgtgtgtgtgtgtgtgtgtgtgtgtgtgtctgtagatgatctgactgtgtgtgtctgtagattatctgtgtctgtagatgatttgtgtttctgtagatgatttgtgtgtttctgtagatgatctgtctgtgtctgtagatgatctgtctgtgtgtgtgtgtgtgtgtgtgtgtgtatgtagatgatctgactgtgtgtgtgtagatgatctgactgtgtgtctgtagatgatctgactgtgtgtctgtagatgatctgactgtgtgtgtgtgtgtgtgtgtgtgtgtgtctgtagatgatctgactgtgtgtgtctgtagattatctgtgtctgtagatgatttgtgtgtttctgtagatgatctgtctgtgtgtctgtatatgatatgtctgtgtgtgtctgtagatgatgtgtgtgtgtgtgtgtgtgtgtgtgtgtctgtagatgatctgactgtgtgtgtctgtagatgatgtgtgtgtgtgtgtgtgtgtatgtagatGATCtgcaagaccacgggaatcagataagccctttacacaatctgacatggctggggttggaattgaactgcaggtttcgtctggtcagaggagaactgacccccgactgagtctggtttctcccaaggtttttttctccattctgtcacagaaggagttttggttccttgccgctgtcgcctctggcttgctcagttggggacacttaatttctagcgattatcgccgatttgattgcacagatactatttaaactaaactgagctagacaatgacatctctggattcaataatgaaatgcctttaactgaaaattgagtgtttaatcttatcattatacattactgacactctatcctcaaatttgatactgttaagtgctttgacacaatctgtattgttaaaagcgctatataaataaaggtgacttgttGATATGTGTGTTCTGCTCTCTTTCAGTCTTGCTGTCTGTAATCTGACTGCTCAGTGTTGTGAGGGTTTGTCTTCAGCTCTACAATCCTCAAACTgtgtcctgagagagctggatctgagtaacaatgacctgcaggacTCTGGTGTAAAGTTTatttctgatggactgaagagtaCAAACTGTCAGCTGCAGATACTGAggtattaataacatttaaGAGATAATTTACAGTCAACTGGTCACAGTGGTGATgagtgtctgtagatgatctgtctgtgtgtgtctgtaggttgtctggctgtatggtgtcagaggaaggctgtggttatttgtcttcagctctgagttcaaacccctcacacctgagagagctggatctgagctacaatcaccCAGGACCATCAGGAGTCCAGCTGCTCAAACACAAACTGAAGGATCCAAACTATAAACTGCAGATACTCAAGTATGTCAAACACTAATACTGACATActgaacatgtgtgtgtgtgtgtctgtcttgtctgtctgtctgtgtgtgtgtgtgtgtgtgtgtgtgtgtgtgtgtgtgtgtgtgtgtgtgtgtcaagtcaagtcaagtcaagtcacctttatttatatagcgcttttaacaatacagattgtgtcaaagcacttaacagtatcaaattagaggatagagtgtcagtaatgtataatgataagattaaacactcaattttcagttaaaggcatttcattattgaaatcAGAGAtctcattgtctagctcagtttagtttaaataatatctgtgcaatcaaatcggcgataatcgctagaaattaagtgtccccaactgagcaagccagaggcgacagcggcaaggaaccaaaactccctccgagacagaatggagaaaaaccttgggagaaaccaggctcagtcgggggtcagttctcctctgaccagacgaaacccgcagttcaaaagattatatttctattttaattttgttgcaatttctaacaacagtagtattatgtagttagttattttattatattgtagttattttgttattttttagttttattgtattttaatctaggttttcgctggggatccgtctctgggggtcatctgggtgtcctggtctccgctgacgatcagggctgtagacatcatctcttggtgctgatccaccatctgaccggatacggactgagaaacagaataggaaagaaacagacaaatattagcgtagatgccattctacttacgatgtaacgagtacatcgtgtgttatggggagtgttcccggttccggttgatctaattaatgcagcctaaaaatcctttaacggatttgaataatagaagcgtattagtgtgttatgtgtacgccaggctaaagagatgggtctttaatctagatttaaactgacagagtgtgtctgcctcccgaacagttttaggtagattgttccagagtttgggtgctaaataggaataggatctgccgcccgcaggcgattttgatattctaggtattatcaaacggccggagttttgagaacgcattggacgtggaggactatgatgtgataagagctcgctcaagtactgaggagctaaaccattcagggctttataagtaattaacaagattttgaaatctatccgatgcttgatagggagccagtgcagtgttgacagaaccgggctaatatggtcatatttcctgtttctagtaaggactctagctgctgcattttggactaactgtagtttgttgatcaagcgtgcagaacaaccacccaataaagcattacaatagtctaaccttgaggtcataaacacatgaattaacatttctgcatttgacgttgagagcattggtcgcaatttagatatgcatttgagatgaaaaaatgcagttttacagatgctagaaacatggctttcaaatgacagattgctatcgaacagcacacctaggttcctgactggtgaagaagaattgacagagcagccgtcaagtgttagataatgttctaggttattacatgtggggtttttaggtccgataattaacacctctgttttttcagaatttagcagtaaaaaattactcgtcatccagttttttatatcgactatgcattccgttagtttctcaatttggtgtgtttcaccgggccgtgaagaaatatagagctgagtatcatcagcataacagtgaaagccaacaccatgtctcctgataatatctcccaagggtaacatgtaaagcgtgaaaagtaacggccctagcactgagccttgaggtactccatactgcacttgtgatcgatatgatacctcttcattcactgctacgaactgatggcagataagtacgatttgaaccatgctaaggcgcttccactaatgccaaaatttttttctagtctattcaaaagaatgttgtggtcgatagtgtcgaacgcagcgctaagatccagtataactaataaagagatacaaccacgatcagatgatagaagcaggtcatttgtaactctaatgagagcagtctcagtactatgatacgatctaaatcctgactggaattcctcacagatataatttttctctaagaaggaatataattgtgaggatactaccttttctagtatctttgacagaaaagggagatttgagatcggtctgtaattaactagatctttggggtcaagttgtggttttttaatgagaggcttaataacagccaatttgaaggttttggggacatatcctaatgacaatgatgaattaataataaccaaaagaggatctatgacttctggaagcagctcttttagtagtttagatggaatcgggtctaacatacatgttgttggtttagatgatttaacaagtttatacaattcttcctctcccacagtagagaatgagtggaattgttcctcaggggatctatagtgcgctatctgatgcgatactgtagctgacggctgcaaggatacaattttatctctgatagtatcgatcttggaagtgaagtagttcataaagtcattactgctatgctcttgggaaatgccaacacctgttgatgcttgatttttcgttaatttagttactgtattgaataaataccgatggttatgtttgttttcttctagaagagatgaaaagtaatcagatctagcagtttttaatgcttttctgtaggatagggtactttcccgccaagctaaacgaaatacctctaatttagttttcctccagctgctctccattttccgggctgctctctttagggcgcgagtgtgctcattataccaNNNNNNNNNNNNNNNNNNNNNNNNNNNNNNNNNNNNNNNNNNNNNNNNNNNNNNNNNNNNNNNNNNNNNNNNNNNNNNNNNNNNNNNNNNNNNNNNNNNNGGGAAGAGACTCAGGAGGACAAATAATCTGGTACAAATCAAAATTCCTCAACCGCATCAACACAGTAAAGCAAGGCAAATACTACGCCTGGCTTAAAATCCACAAGGAACTGCTCCCATCCAGAAAAGATATATTCCTATGTGCCATATACATCCCGCCATCAGAGTCCCCCTACTACAGCGAAGACATGTTCTCCACTTTAGAGGAAGAGACAAGCCACTTCCAGGCCCAGGGAAACGTGCTCATCTGCGGGGACCTGAACGCAAGAACAGGACTACAGCCCGACTGTCACGGTTCATAGATCCAATGTCTCTCTCTAGTCTCgtgctttgttgtttacatgtgtgtgagtgtgggaGTGGGTGTGTCCGGATCGTTACTGTTGATCAGTATCCAGCTGCAATCACTCTTCATCACCAGCTGCCACTCATCTCACCTCCTATAAATACTTACCACcttctcatctcctttgtcagatcgtttCATGAAGTCTAGGTTGTCTGATCCTGTTTCCGTGCCTCGTGTCCCGTCTTAAGTTCCTGTGTTCCGGTTTCACGTCTTGTTGGATCGTCTTTATGTCCGGCTCACGTCATCCGTCATCAGAGCACGCTGCACTTCATCCATCACGCCACGTCTGACCATCAAAGTCCCTGTGCCACCGCCTGCATCACCCGGAtctatcatcatcatcctcatctatTCTGACTTTAAATAAAGAGTTTTTACTTGCATTTGTATCCTCGTTTCTGACGTAACAGAACGATCTGACCAAGAATGGATACAGCAAGTACATCAGCGCCAACCATGGAGGACTGTTTGAGTAACAGTATGGCTCGTCTGGACATTCAAGAAAGAAATTTAAATGATACTGGTCACGCTGTTCAGGCGTTAGTGGCGCAGGTGTCCGAGCTCACCCAGCAGATCCAACAGCTACGGGTTCCCATTGCGCCGCCCACACCGGCCGCTCCCCCCACACCATCGGAGAGCCCATCCCAGTCGGAGCCACGCCTACCAACCCCAGAGCCCTATTCAGGTGATCCAAAATTTTGCAGAGTCTTTCTAACCCGGTGTTCCATGCATTTTTCTCTCCAACCCAAGACTTTTCAGACCGAGCGATCCAAAGTCGCCTTCGTACTCACCCTCCTGACTGGGAAAGCGGCGTTATGGGGAACGACGGTGTGGGAAAATTAAGATCCGTGCTGCGTCTCGTTCCAGGAGCTCTCCGCTGAGATGAAAAGAGTTTTCGACCGGGCGGCCGGCGGAAGAGAAGCTGCTAGAATGCTGGCTGATTTACGTCAAGGAGAGAGATCAGTGTCAGACTTTTCAATCGAGTTCCCGGACCCTAGCAGCGGAGAGCAAATGGAACGAGGAGGTGCAGTGGGACATGTTCCTGCATGGGCTGGCTGACCGCGTCCAGAGAGAGATCTATGCTTTGGACCTGCCTCAATCTCTTAATGAACTCATCGCTTTAGCCCTCAGAGTTGATGCTCGACTAGCCCGAGTGGGAGGTCACGCCACGAGTAGACGCCCTCTGGCAGGGGCCGAGGGTCCGCGATTTGGAGGCGGGGACGCGGTCAGCCCCGTCGACGATCACGAGCCCATGCAGGTGGGTCGAGCTCGGCTTTCCCGGGAGGAGAGGGAAAGGCGGAGGTCCCAGGACCTTGCCTATACTGTGGAGGGCCGGACACTATGCTTACAACTGTCCGGTAAAGGCCAAGCCCGATAGTAAGTGTGAGGCTACTGTCGGGTGGGATCTCCGCTGAGAAGACCTCATCAACATCTACCCTTCTCCCGGTAAGACTGAGATGGTCAACACTCACTCACGACTGTCAAGCACTCTTGGACTCCGGGGCAGAAGGTAATTTCATGGATCACTCATTCGCACGTCTATTCAAGATTCCCCTCAAACCCCTCACACATCAGATTGCTGTACACGCACTTAATGGACAAGAACTTCCCACCATCACTTTTGCCACAGAAGACATCACCCTCATCACATCTGGCAATCACACTGAGATCATCTCTTTCTATATCCTGGACACTCCCCTTGCACCCATTGTCCTTGGTCACCCTTGGCTCACCCGTCACAACCCTAAAGTGGACTGGCAGCTCAAGTCTGTGTCTTCGTGGAG is a window of Onychostoma macrolepis isolate SWU-2019 chromosome 21, ASM1243209v1, whole genome shotgun sequence DNA encoding:
- the LOC131528413 gene encoding NACHT, LRR and PYD domains-containing protein 12-like — translated: MLQMSEEPLDELNAMKYNTSYEGRRRLIPAVINCRKALFSGCNLSDQHCEIVSSALQSSNCVLRELDLSNNDLQDSGVKFISDGLKNPNCQLQILRY